A region from the Muribaculum gordoncarteri genome encodes:
- a CDS encoding OmpP1/FadL family transporter: MKKLYALAVAGVLPAMAMAQAAVDAYQLSHSDLRGTARFMSMGGAFTALGGDMSTLNQNPAGIGIYRSSEIGLTLNLNFQSATTEAQGVKMTDDHTKFTFNNFGYIGTTHLYSDVMPTFSWGATYSRTVSMDRVYRGGFGSLDASLSNLVAAATNSEGWNSDDLSSSKDYNPYVDSYAPWLSILSYQGFVINPDASGNNFQGLMGDGTTGSASYAVRQKGYIDEYAINFGGNIYNTLYWGLGFGITDIDFTQISYYDENLDNAYIAAQAANATNGADPYYQTRGKGYYRLDNYLNSTGTGFNVKFGLIFKPINELRIGFAVHTPTWYQMTDTYYATMDYRYTPNDSRFAENASTSKDYPMTNDGYESWNDYDMRTPWRMMVGVAGVIGGQGILSLDYEYRGTQTMKLSDVDGNEYTDVTSDVKRYYKGTNILRLGAEYRVTPQFSLRAGYSYESSPVKEEASSGREAVWTAGTIPSYTFDKTTQYITCGLGFRTGGFYADLAYVHKRRESSYHAFSPLIENGVILETSPTASLVDNNNQVVLSIGYKF, translated from the coding sequence ATGAAGAAGCTTTATGCATTAGCAGTGGCCGGCGTTCTGCCGGCTATGGCGATGGCTCAGGCCGCCGTCGATGCTTATCAACTGTCGCATTCCGATTTGAGGGGAACGGCACGATTCATGTCGATGGGCGGAGCATTCACCGCTCTTGGCGGTGACATGTCGACGCTTAACCAGAATCCTGCCGGTATAGGCATATATCGCAGTAGCGAGATAGGGCTTACGCTTAATCTTAATTTTCAGTCGGCTACCACCGAGGCTCAGGGAGTCAAGATGACTGATGACCACACAAAGTTTACATTTAATAACTTCGGATATATCGGTACCACGCATCTTTACAGTGATGTGATGCCTACCTTCTCATGGGGAGCCACTTATTCACGCACCGTGTCGATGGACCGCGTGTATCGCGGCGGATTCGGTTCGCTTGATGCCTCGTTGAGTAACTTGGTGGCCGCAGCTACCAACAGCGAGGGCTGGAACTCCGATGACCTGTCGAGCAGCAAGGACTATAATCCCTATGTCGACAGTTATGCTCCCTGGCTGAGCATCCTTTCCTATCAGGGATTCGTGATAAATCCCGATGCGAGCGGAAACAACTTCCAAGGATTGATGGGTGACGGCACTACCGGCAGTGCATCCTACGCCGTAAGGCAGAAGGGTTACATCGACGAGTATGCCATAAACTTTGGAGGTAACATCTACAATACGCTGTATTGGGGTCTTGGTTTCGGTATAACCGACATCGACTTTACCCAGATAAGCTACTATGACGAAAACCTCGACAATGCATACATAGCAGCGCAGGCCGCTAACGCGACAAACGGTGCCGACCCCTACTATCAGACACGAGGCAAGGGATACTATCGTCTTGACAACTATCTGAACTCTACCGGTACAGGTTTCAATGTGAAGTTCGGATTGATATTCAAGCCCATCAATGAGTTGCGTATCGGATTTGCCGTACACACTCCCACATGGTATCAGATGACCGATACCTACTATGCAACGATGGACTACCGATACACTCCTAATGACAGCCGTTTTGCCGAGAACGCATCGACAAGCAAGGACTATCCTATGACCAATGACGGATATGAGAGCTGGAACGACTACGACATGCGCACACCGTGGCGTATGATGGTGGGTGTTGCAGGTGTAATCGGCGGTCAGGGTATTCTCAGTCTTGATTATGAATACCGCGGAACCCAGACAATGAAACTTTCGGATGTCGACGGAAACGAATACACCGATGTCACTTCCGATGTAAAGCGTTACTACAAGGGTACCAACATCCTTCGTCTTGGCGCCGAGTACAGGGTGACTCCGCAATTCAGCCTTCGTGCCGGTTACAGCTACGAGTCGTCGCCTGTTAAGGAAGAGGCTTCGTCGGGCCGTGAGGCAGTGTGGACCGCCGGAACAATTCCGAGCTACACATTTGACAAGACTACCCAGTACATCACTTGCGGTCTTGGATTCCGCACAGGAGGATTCTATGCCGACCTTGCCTACGTTCACAAGCGTCGCGAAAGCTCTTACCACGCATTCTCTCCGCTCATCGAGAACGGCGTAATTCTTGAAACTTCACCCACAGCATCGCTTGTCGACAACAACAATCAAGTTGTGCTGAGTATAGGATACAAGTTCTAA